A stretch of the Marasmius oreades isolate 03SP1 chromosome 8, whole genome shotgun sequence genome encodes the following:
- a CDS encoding uncharacterized protein (antiSMASH:Cluster_8.4), with product MVRLKINIPALRDRYHRKSRAMNARVRGDIVVSNFLDSVGGYRHKERRDHLLNVLDVNLDWHMHAISDGERRRVQLVMGLMGQWDLLLLDEVTVDLDVLVRSELLKFLREESESRGATIIYATHIFDGLDDFPTHVAHMRDGAFALNPTPWPLEASLMPPDGQLLKTGSLLHSVALTWLAEDRSHRIKEEKEGKRPVLRGARKQVNPTDSESFYKKYDYSH from the exons ATGGTCCGTTTGAAAATCAATATTCCAGCACTTAGAGATCGATATCATCGTAAATCCAGGGCGATGAATGCTCGTGTCAGAGGGGATATCGTCGTTTCCAATTTCCTCGACAGTGTAGGGGGATATAGACACAAGGAGCGAAGAGATCATTTGTTGAACGTTCTTGACGTGAATCTAGACTG GCACATGCATGCTATATCGGACGGGGAACGAAGACGCGTTCAACTCGTAATGGGTCTCATGGGTCAATGGGATTTACTTCTACTCGACGAG GTAACAGTCGACCTCGACGTTCTCGTTCGCAGTGAACTTTTGAAATTCCTCCGAGAGGAGTCTGAATCTCGCGGTGCAACAATCATCT ATGCGACACATATCTTTGACG GACTTGATGATTTTCCTACCCATGTGGCGCATATGCGGGATGGCGCATTCGCGTTGAACCCAACCCCTTGGCCTCTAGAAGCTTCCTTGATGCCACCGGACGGCCAACTTCTCAAGACAGGATCCTTACTTCATTCTGTTGCGCTCACATGGCTCGCGGAGGACAGATCGCATAGAAtcaaggaagaaaaagagggaaagagaCCTGTCCTCAGAGGAGCTAGGAAACAG GTCAATCCCACTGATTCTGAATCATTTTACAAGAA GTATGATTACAGTCATTAA
- a CDS encoding uncharacterized protein (antiSMASH:Cluster_8.4), producing the protein MEGFNERLVMGVSQDDPILDVLAKTLLDTPKLFGRIQSNLIITATMDFITSLMMDMKIHKMAVNLGLTPFATYGRNMSGISTSYAMFVFPTEVDVEAYIQYLPQIRVFIDCMDEVLSFYKEETAGEENFASMLAMESSITKYEAIQRLADDVAGADKGVLRGLAGDQLALDNW; encoded by the exons ATGGAGGGTTTCAACGAACGTCTTGTCATGGGGGTTTCACAGGACGATCCCATACTCGATGTTCTGGCCAAGACCCTTCTGGATACTCCCAAGTTATTCGGTCGCATACAGTCCAACTTAATCATCACAGCGACAATGGATTTCATAACTTCTTTGATGATGGACATGAAAATCCACAAAATGGCCGTGA ACCTTGGACTCACCCCTTTCGCGACTTACGGTCGAAACATGTCTGGTATCTCCACGTCGTATGCGATGTTCGTATTCCCGACGGAAGTCGACGTCGAAGCGTATATTCAATACCTACCCCAAATCCGAGTTTTTATCGATTGCATGGA CGAAGTGCTTTCGTTCTACAAAGAGGAAACCGCGGGGGAGGAGAACTTTGCTAGCATGCTCGCGATGGAATCTTCGATCACCAAGTATGAGGCTATCCAACGCCTAGCCGACGACGTCGCTGGGGCAGACAAGGGCGTCTTGAGAGGGCTGGCTGGTGATCAGCTGGCTTTGGACAATTGGTAG
- a CDS encoding uncharacterized protein (antiSMASH:Cluster_8.4), translating into MSSDVGSSPPPVFDAMSEPPNSTAPSSPPADNVVGLDQEEGNSSPLFGLDDDVEKRYARLNCVLEKSKTYSNILKEAMESQRAQRAQASNQDTISSPKPTPKSKGTRSRKTRKRVIVEDSDEEEGEHVAKRSKASHQVSEAPPTAEGTTIFTQPDSITGATLKDYQLEGLQWMVSLHQSGVSGILADEMGLGKTLQTIAFTAYLREINPHPDPILIVCPLSVLHSWNEEYRKFAPSIPVLMYHGTPEERAESRKTRMRRLPPKHRPVKDQIPPSAVTRTKGKGKGQTSRKQGGNRRTGRGKGKRKGREFEEESIVDEEDEKAVLEAYRNFPIVVTTYEMIIRDRAHLADHNWGYIVVDEGHRLKNLDCRLMQEIKKYQSACRMILTGTPLHNNLAELWALMNFVLPDIFDDLNSFQDWFNLPEMRLTLGTKRTDELVYSLHAILKPFILRRLKADVESNLPPKKEYVLYAPLSVAQRDAYDKVLDGTLRSYLMKGAQEKASAPPEEKMAVDNDAPRRLRKRNISQAKRAYAVDGDDDEYFEKLAKGELDSVVDRSLDTKSESYQQQVVRKKVNNMKLQNTVMQLRKVCSHPFLFDWPVDAKSSQPILNDELVAASGKMMVLDRLLSELFRRKHKVLLFSQFTTMLDIIEDWAVELKGWRICRIDGSTSVIDRRNQMDEFQNGGDNPDAPQLFLLSTRAGGLGITLTAADTVVFYDQDWNPQMDAQAQDRAHRIGQTKPVLIFRLVSAHTIETKIMQRATEKRQLEALVIAKGKFKMPTAAPTRGKETMAEMAAALLRLEGEKIDVVPNTSEGKANVISNQDLDMLLDRSPEVFVDRVKGWTSAVSGEIVNDDSEAGPKAAFAVYEAPTDQGNDALARMLGESDDD; encoded by the exons ATGTCCTCGGACGTAGGATCCTCGCCACCGCCTGTTTTCGACGCAATGTCAGAACCTCCAAATAGTACTGCTCCGTCGAGCCCACCCGCCGACAACGTTGTAGGCCTCGACCAGGAAGAGGGTAAT TCCTCGCCGCTGTTTGGATTAGACGAT GATGTGGAAAAGCGTTATGCGCGGCTAAATTGTGTATTGGAGAAATCGAAGACCTACTCGAATATACTGAAGGAAGCCATGGAAAGTCAACGCGCACAGCGTGCTCAGGCGTCAAATCAGGACACGATTTCATCCCCTAAACCAACCCCCAAATCCAAAGGCACGAGATCAAGGAAAACAAGGAAACGTGTTATTGTAGAAGATagcgatgaggaagaaggcgAACATGTTGCGAAGCGCTCAAAAGCGTCGCACCAGGTTTCAGAAGCTCCTCCCACCGCTGAAGGAACAACAATATTCACTCAACCTGATTCGATTACTGGTGCTACACTGAAGGATTACCAGCTGGAAGGATTGCAGTGGATGGTATCCTTACACCAAAGTGGAGTCTCTGGTATACTAG CTGACGAAATGGGACTTGGAAAG ACTCTCCAAACCATAGCGTTTACAGCCTATCTCCGCGAAATAAACCCTCATCCCGACCCCATTCTCATCGTATGCCCGTTGAGTGTACTCCACAGCTGGAACGAAGAGTACAGAAAATTCGCTCCTAGC ATCCCTGTGTTGATGTATCATGGGACTCCCGAAGAGCGTGCTGAGTCTCGCAAAACCCGTATGAGACGTCTACCTCCGAAACACAGACCAGTCAAAGACCAAATACCACCGTCCGCAGTCACAAGAACTAAAGGTAAAGGTAAAGGTCAGACCTCACGCAAACAGGGAGGAAATCGCCGAACTGGGCGAGGTAAGGGcaagagaaaaggaagagagttcgaagaagaatcgatagttgatgaagaagacgagaaaGCGGTTCTAGAAGCATACAGGAACTTTCCCATTGTGGTCACTACGTATGAAATGATCATTCGGGATCGTGCTCATCTAGCGGATCATAATTGGGGATACATCGTTGTGGACGAGGGACATCGGctcaagaaccttgattgtaGATTGATGCAAGAGATTAAGAAGTATCAGTCCGCTTGCCGGATGATCTTGACAGGCACTCCGTTGCAT AACAATCTTGCTGAACTATGGGCCTTGATGAACTTTGTACTTCCCGACATCTTCGACGATCTCAATTCATTTCAGGACTG GTTCAATCTCCCTGAAATGCGCTTGACATTGGGCACCAAACGAACCGACGAACTCGTCTATTCTCTCCATGCGATTTTGAAACCCTTCATTCTTCGACGTCTCAAAGCTGACGTTGAATCGAACCTCCCTCCAAAGAAGGAGTACGTTTTGTATGCTCCTCTTAGTGTTGCTCAGCGAGATGCGTATGATAAGGTGCTTGATGGGACGCTTCGTTCTTACCTGATGAAGGGGGCTCAGGAAAAGGCCTCTGCACCTCCCGAGGAAAAGATGGCAGTCGACAACGATGCACCTCGAAGGTTGAGGAAACGAAATATTTCACAAGCGAAACGAGCCTATGCAGTTGACGGGGACGATGATGAATACTTTGAGAAGTTGGCAAAGGGGGAGCTGGACTCAGTAGTTGACAGGAGCCTTGACACAAAGTCCGAGTCGTATCAGCAACAGGTTGTTC GCAAGAAAGTCAACAACATGAAATTGCAAAACACCGTGATGCAGCTCCGCAAAGTATGCTCACACCCGTTCCTTTTCGACTGGCCTGTCGATGCAAAGTCCAGTCAACCCATTTTGAACGATGAGCTCGTCGCAGCCAGTGGGAAAATGATGGTGCTAGACCGGCTGTTGAGCGAATTGTTCCGTCGGAAACACAAGGTTTTGCTGTTTAGTCAATTTACTACGATGCTTGATATCATAGAG GACTGGGCTGTCGAACTGAAGGGCTGGAGAATATGCCGTATAGATGGTTCGACGTCAGTTATAGACCGTAGGAATCAGATGGACGAGTTCCAGAATGGCGGCGACAATCCCGATGCTCCTCAGCTATTCTTGTTGAGCACAAGAGCTGGTGGTCTAGGCATTACTCTGACTGCGGCAGATACTGTTGTGTTCTACGACCAGGATTGG AACCCTCAAATGGACGCCCAAGCACAAGACCGAGCCCACCGAATCGGTCAAACCAAACCCGTCTTGATCTTCCGACTCGTGAGCGCACACACTATCGAGACGAAAATCATGCAACGAGCGACAGAGAAACGACAATTAGAAGCCCTCGTCATCGCCAAGGGTAAATTCAAAATGCCTACTGCCGCTCCCACGCGGGGCAAAGAAACGATGGCGGAGATGGCTGCGGCGTTACTTCGACTCGAGGGCGAAAAGATTGATGTCGTACCCAACACGTCGGAGGGGAAAGCGAATGTGATTAGCAACCAGGACTTGGATATGTTGTTGGATCGGAGTCCTGAGGTGTTCGTTGACAGAGTCAAAGGGTGGACGTCGGCTGTCAGTGGAGAAATTGTTAATGACGACTCTGAGGCGGGTCCGAAGGCTGCGTTTGCGGTCTATGAAGCTCCTACGGACCAAGGCAACGATGCGTTAGCGAGGATGTTGGGCGAGAGTGATGATGATTGA